The proteins below come from a single Acidobacteriota bacterium genomic window:
- a CDS encoding DinB family protein, translating to MKFELDSATEILRQTPDMLTQMLSGLSTKWTVTKDDKTDWSPYDVVGHLIHCEETDWIPRAEVILAQGEDRTFPPFDRFAQFEKYRDQSLPELLTEFKRARTEGLATLAAWNLTPEKLALRGVHPDLGEVTLEQLLSTWVVHDLGHIRQIVVYMAKKYEDAVGPWKQFLSILK from the coding sequence ATGAAATTCGAACTCGATTCCGCGACCGAGATCCTGCGCCAAACGCCCGACATGCTGACGCAAATGCTCAGCGGCTTATCAACCAAATGGACAGTCACAAAAGACGACAAAACCGACTGGAGCCCGTACGACGTCGTCGGCCATTTGATCCATTGCGAAGAAACCGATTGGATACCACGGGCCGAGGTGATTCTAGCCCAAGGCGAGGATAGAACATTTCCGCCGTTCGACCGTTTTGCTCAGTTCGAAAAGTATCGCGACCAGTCGCTCCCTGAATTACTTACCGAATTCAAACGAGCAAGAACCGAAGGCCTCGCAACCCTCGCAGCTTGGAATTTAACACCGGAAAAGCTCGCCCTTCGCGGCGTGCACCCTGACCTCGGCGAGGTCACGCTCGAGCAATTGCTATCAACCTGGGTCGTCCACGATCTCGGCCATATTCGCCAGATCGTCGTCTATATGGCAAAGAAATATGAGGATGCAGTCGGGCCGTGGAAACAATTTTTGTCGATACTCAAGTAA